Proteins encoded in a region of the Sander lucioperca isolate FBNREF2018 chromosome 4, SLUC_FBN_1.2, whole genome shotgun sequence genome:
- the psip1a gene encoding PC4 and SFRS1 interacting protein 1a isoform X3 encodes MVQSVDVLRGSGKRASDCEEKERCVFQLGNTCSMTRDWKPGDLIFAKMKGYPHWPARIDEVPDGAVKPSNIKLPIFFFGTHETAFLGPKDIFPYQPNKEKYAKPNKRKGFNEGLWEIENNPKVELTAPKPVAPESFTEKDSDSSPEGEEEADDKGIQAKGLTQRDSVDVPKPKRGRKKKSDAEQGTDKHDAPASPVSPSGAEGPKRRGRKPKSEKLLLLQQQQDQKGSGSEMDTAESDRKRKRAQEDKSKSGEEEKRKKEDSKGKEAEGKEPEAKKKKKDDSSSGSDDEEKNKGRKKHQNSEMEKDVRRRKADELREPNKDDGKKNEERTGVKKKEMSTDLKLQRLHSEIKIALKIDNPDVKKCLEALDDIGALQVTTQHLQKHSELIATLKKIRRFKASQDIMDKATMLYNKFKSMFLVGEGDCVLSQVLNKSLAEQRQHEEAKKGALKRVEQSKENNSDKMTNGDISPEEKRQETEKLLEDTSVGENHSVPKAQEESA; translated from the exons ATGGTACAGTCTGTCGACGTCCTGCGCGGGAGCGGAAAACGTGCATCCGACTGTGAGGAAAAGGAGCGTTGTG ttttccagcTTGGTAATACGTGCAGCATGACTCGAGATTGGAAACCTGGTGATCTGATCTTTGCCAAGATGAAGGGCTATCCACACTGGCCTGCAAGA ATTGATGAAGTCCCAGACGGAGCTGTGAAGCCATCCAATATCAAGTTACCCATCTTCTTTTTTGGCACCCATGAAAC CGCATTTCTTGGCCCAAAAGATATCTTTCCGTACCAGCCCAACAAAGAGAAATATGCCAAACCCAACAAGAGGAAAGGCTTCAACGAAGGATTGTGGGAAATTGAGAACAACCCAAAAGTTGAGCTCACTGCACCCAAG ccGGTTGCCCCTGAATCTTTTACCGAAAAGGATTCGGACAGCAGCCCAGAGGGAGAAGAGGAAGCAGATGACAAGGGGATACAAGCAAAA GGCTTGACACAGAGAGACTCCGTTGATGTTCCGAAACccaagagaggaagaaagaaaaag agTGATGCTGAGCAAGGGACTGACAAACACGATGCCCCTGCTAGTCCCGTTAGTCCCTCGG GTGCAGAGGGGCCTAAACGAAGAGGCAGGAAGCCCAAAAGTGAAAAATTACTTTTGCTCCAGCAACAGCAGGACCAGAAAGGCTCAGGAAGTGAAAT GGACACTGCCGAGTcggacagaaagagaaagagggcaCAAGAGGACAAGTCCAAgagtggagaggaggagaagagaaagaaggaggacAGCAAAGGAAAGGAAGCCGAGGGGAAGGAGCCTGAagccaaaaagaagaagaaggacgACAGCTCCTCAGGCTCCGACGATGAAGAG aaaaacaaaggcagaaagaaacaccaaaactcagaaatggaaaaagatgTGCGGCGACGGAAAGCAGATGAATTGAGAGA GCCGAACAAAGACGATGGGAAGAAGAACGAGGAGAGGACAGGAGTCAAGAAAAAGG AAATGTCAACTGACTTGAAGCTCCAGAGACTGCACAGTGAAATCAAGATTGCACTAAAGATTGACAACCCT GATGTGAAAAAGTGCTTGGAGGCATTAGACGACATTGGTGCCCTTCAAGTGACGACCCAGCACTTGCAGAAACACAGTGAACTCATTGCCACGCTCAAAAAG ATCCGCAGATTCAAAGCCAGCCAGGACATCATGGACAAAGCCACCATGTTGTATAACAAGTTCAAGAGTATGTTTCTGGTTGGAGAAGGTGACTGTGTGCTCAGTCAGGTGCTCAACAAGTCTTTAGCTGAACAACGGCAGCACGAGGAGGCCAAGAAAGGAGCACTCAAGAGAGTGgaacaatccaaggaaaacaACTCAG
- the psip1a gene encoding PC4 and SFRS1 interacting protein 1a isoform X2 — translation MTRDWKPGDLIFAKMKGYPHWPARIDEVPDGAVKPSNIKLPIFFFGTHETAFLGPKDIFPYQPNKEKYAKPNKRKGFNEGLWEIENNPKVELTAPKPVAPESFTEKDSDSSPEGEEEADDKGIQAKVPGSEAEQENVNEELEELEEEEGSLISGQGPQNQDGLTQRDSVDVPKPKRGRKKKSDAEQGTDKHDAPASPVSPSGAEGPKRRGRKPKSEKLLLLQQQQDQKGSGSEMDTAESDRKRKRAQEDKSKSGEEEKRKKEDSKGKEAEGKEPEAKKKKKDDSSSGSDDEEKNKGRKKHQNSEMEKDVRRRKADELREPNKDDGKKNEERTGVKKKEMSTDLKLQRLHSEIKIALKIDNPDVKKCLEALDDIGALQVTTQHLQKHSELIATLKKIRRFKASQDIMDKATMLYNKFKSMFLVGEGDCVLSQVLNKSLAEQRQHEEAKKGALKRVEQSKENNSDKMTNGDISPEEKRQETEKLLEDTSVGENHSVPKAQEESA, via the exons ATGACTCGAGATTGGAAACCTGGTGATCTGATCTTTGCCAAGATGAAGGGCTATCCACACTGGCCTGCAAGA ATTGATGAAGTCCCAGACGGAGCTGTGAAGCCATCCAATATCAAGTTACCCATCTTCTTTTTTGGCACCCATGAAAC CGCATTTCTTGGCCCAAAAGATATCTTTCCGTACCAGCCCAACAAAGAGAAATATGCCAAACCCAACAAGAGGAAAGGCTTCAACGAAGGATTGTGGGAAATTGAGAACAACCCAAAAGTTGAGCTCACTGCACCCAAG ccGGTTGCCCCTGAATCTTTTACCGAAAAGGATTCGGACAGCAGCCCAGAGGGAGAAGAGGAAGCAGATGACAAGGGGATACAAGCAAAA GTTCCAGGAAGTGAGGCTGAGCAGGAGAATGTGAATGAGGAGTTGGAGGagttggaggaggaggaagggtcTCTGATCTCTGGGCAGGGTCCTCAGAACCAGGAT GGCTTGACACAGAGAGACTCCGTTGATGTTCCGAAACccaagagaggaagaaagaaaaag agTGATGCTGAGCAAGGGACTGACAAACACGATGCCCCTGCTAGTCCCGTTAGTCCCTCGG GTGCAGAGGGGCCTAAACGAAGAGGCAGGAAGCCCAAAAGTGAAAAATTACTTTTGCTCCAGCAACAGCAGGACCAGAAAGGCTCAGGAAGTGAAAT GGACACTGCCGAGTcggacagaaagagaaagagggcaCAAGAGGACAAGTCCAAgagtggagaggaggagaagagaaagaaggaggacAGCAAAGGAAAGGAAGCCGAGGGGAAGGAGCCTGAagccaaaaagaagaagaaggacgACAGCTCCTCAGGCTCCGACGATGAAGAG aaaaacaaaggcagaaagaaacaccaaaactcagaaatggaaaaagatgTGCGGCGACGGAAAGCAGATGAATTGAGAGA GCCGAACAAAGACGATGGGAAGAAGAACGAGGAGAGGACAGGAGTCAAGAAAAAGG AAATGTCAACTGACTTGAAGCTCCAGAGACTGCACAGTGAAATCAAGATTGCACTAAAGATTGACAACCCT GATGTGAAAAAGTGCTTGGAGGCATTAGACGACATTGGTGCCCTTCAAGTGACGACCCAGCACTTGCAGAAACACAGTGAACTCATTGCCACGCTCAAAAAG ATCCGCAGATTCAAAGCCAGCCAGGACATCATGGACAAAGCCACCATGTTGTATAACAAGTTCAAGAGTATGTTTCTGGTTGGAGAAGGTGACTGTGTGCTCAGTCAGGTGCTCAACAAGTCTTTAGCTGAACAACGGCAGCACGAGGAGGCCAAGAAAGGAGCACTCAAGAGAGTGgaacaatccaaggaaaacaACTCAG
- the psip1a gene encoding PC4 and SFRS1 interacting protein 1a isoform X1 — MVQSVDVLRGSGKRASDCEEKERCVFQLGNTCSMTRDWKPGDLIFAKMKGYPHWPARIDEVPDGAVKPSNIKLPIFFFGTHETAFLGPKDIFPYQPNKEKYAKPNKRKGFNEGLWEIENNPKVELTAPKPVAPESFTEKDSDSSPEGEEEADDKGIQAKVPGSEAEQENVNEELEELEEEEGSLISGQGPQNQDGLTQRDSVDVPKPKRGRKKKSDAEQGTDKHDAPASPVSPSGAEGPKRRGRKPKSEKLLLLQQQQDQKGSGSEMDTAESDRKRKRAQEDKSKSGEEEKRKKEDSKGKEAEGKEPEAKKKKKDDSSSGSDDEEKNKGRKKHQNSEMEKDVRRRKADELREPNKDDGKKNEERTGVKKKEMSTDLKLQRLHSEIKIALKIDNPDVKKCLEALDDIGALQVTTQHLQKHSELIATLKKIRRFKASQDIMDKATMLYNKFKSMFLVGEGDCVLSQVLNKSLAEQRQHEEAKKGALKRVEQSKENNSDKMTNGDISPEEKRQETEKLLEDTSVGENHSVPKAQEESA, encoded by the exons ATGGTACAGTCTGTCGACGTCCTGCGCGGGAGCGGAAAACGTGCATCCGACTGTGAGGAAAAGGAGCGTTGTG ttttccagcTTGGTAATACGTGCAGCATGACTCGAGATTGGAAACCTGGTGATCTGATCTTTGCCAAGATGAAGGGCTATCCACACTGGCCTGCAAGA ATTGATGAAGTCCCAGACGGAGCTGTGAAGCCATCCAATATCAAGTTACCCATCTTCTTTTTTGGCACCCATGAAAC CGCATTTCTTGGCCCAAAAGATATCTTTCCGTACCAGCCCAACAAAGAGAAATATGCCAAACCCAACAAGAGGAAAGGCTTCAACGAAGGATTGTGGGAAATTGAGAACAACCCAAAAGTTGAGCTCACTGCACCCAAG ccGGTTGCCCCTGAATCTTTTACCGAAAAGGATTCGGACAGCAGCCCAGAGGGAGAAGAGGAAGCAGATGACAAGGGGATACAAGCAAAA GTTCCAGGAAGTGAGGCTGAGCAGGAGAATGTGAATGAGGAGTTGGAGGagttggaggaggaggaagggtcTCTGATCTCTGGGCAGGGTCCTCAGAACCAGGAT GGCTTGACACAGAGAGACTCCGTTGATGTTCCGAAACccaagagaggaagaaagaaaaag agTGATGCTGAGCAAGGGACTGACAAACACGATGCCCCTGCTAGTCCCGTTAGTCCCTCGG GTGCAGAGGGGCCTAAACGAAGAGGCAGGAAGCCCAAAAGTGAAAAATTACTTTTGCTCCAGCAACAGCAGGACCAGAAAGGCTCAGGAAGTGAAAT GGACACTGCCGAGTcggacagaaagagaaagagggcaCAAGAGGACAAGTCCAAgagtggagaggaggagaagagaaagaaggaggacAGCAAAGGAAAGGAAGCCGAGGGGAAGGAGCCTGAagccaaaaagaagaagaaggacgACAGCTCCTCAGGCTCCGACGATGAAGAG aaaaacaaaggcagaaagaaacaccaaaactcagaaatggaaaaagatgTGCGGCGACGGAAAGCAGATGAATTGAGAGA GCCGAACAAAGACGATGGGAAGAAGAACGAGGAGAGGACAGGAGTCAAGAAAAAGG AAATGTCAACTGACTTGAAGCTCCAGAGACTGCACAGTGAAATCAAGATTGCACTAAAGATTGACAACCCT GATGTGAAAAAGTGCTTGGAGGCATTAGACGACATTGGTGCCCTTCAAGTGACGACCCAGCACTTGCAGAAACACAGTGAACTCATTGCCACGCTCAAAAAG ATCCGCAGATTCAAAGCCAGCCAGGACATCATGGACAAAGCCACCATGTTGTATAACAAGTTCAAGAGTATGTTTCTGGTTGGAGAAGGTGACTGTGTGCTCAGTCAGGTGCTCAACAAGTCTTTAGCTGAACAACGGCAGCACGAGGAGGCCAAGAAAGGAGCACTCAAGAGAGTGgaacaatccaaggaaaacaACTCAG